The Rana temporaria chromosome 4, aRanTem1.1, whole genome shotgun sequence genome contains a region encoding:
- the LOC120935502 gene encoding zinc finger protein 572-like, with amino-acid sequence MMRGDVGDYIIVGKEESKEEDDDEHEPQTVRDAAVLPTEKKFSCTECGKFFQIKSNLNAHKRSHTGEKPFSCPDCGKCFSKKSHLITHQRLHTGEKPFSCSWCEKCFVQKSELVIHQRSHTGEKPFSCPECGKCYSRKSHLCRHQRSHTTPRHYKGGKLRNYNIVVKDKDEHGVRKPSGRCPRPLNSRDSTQEDHTIPHHDQVNSYKSLVTDLYTNLFDTMNVLPNFQSGDLADYNIVVKEEYKTQGSDEVP; translated from the exons atgatg AGAGGAGACGTTGGGGATTATATTATTGTTGGTAAAGAAGAGtcgaaagaggaggatgatgatgagcaTG aacctcagactgtgcgggacgctgccgtccttccaacagagaagaagttttcctgtactgagtgcgggaagttttTCCAAATTAAATCTAATCTTAACGcccataaaagatctcacacgggggagaagccattttcttgtcctgattgcgggaaatgtttttcaaagaagtcccATCTtatcacacatcagagattgcacacaggggagaagccgttttcctgttctTGGTGCGAGAAATGTTTTGTACAGAAATCAGAACTtgtcatacatcagagatctcacacaggagagaagccattttcttgtcctgagtgcggcAAATGTTATTCAAGGAAATCACATCTttgcagacatcagagatctcacaccacCCCTCGCCATTATAAG GGTGGAAAGCTCAGGAattataatattgttgttaaagacAAGGATGAGCATGGAGTGAGGAAGCCATCAgggagatgtccccgtcctctaaattcccgggattccacacaggaagatcacaccatccctcaccatgatCAGGTAAATTCATACAAATCATTGGTAACGGATTTATACACAAACTTGTTtgatacaatgaatgttttaccaaattttcagagtggagacctggcggattataatattgttgtcaaagaagagtataa gacacaaggatctgaTGAAGTcccctaa